In bacterium, the following proteins share a genomic window:
- a CDS encoding secretin and TonB N-terminal domain-containing protein, translated as MIIKNGLRVGLLAMILLLILTLPNSLCLAGFTDPLVSFDFKDADIKDVLRAIAAQTKANIVADPTVQGRITIHLKDVPFEEALKTLLEVNGLTYEKRDNIYWVTKPAMKEASRGESFLVEITGDRLTLDVRNMDIQQLLRLISEKSGINIIADKTITGMVTVHLTDVPLETGLKAFLNAYGLTLTKSEGIYLVVSAEKRTPMLISLSDGLLSLDVKDEESAEVIRRVVTLGRKNLAIFGQLKDKVNLTFSNLPLDEGLKLILQGTRYTFKKTGDIYLVGDPTLTSPEAAVLTEERLIKLRHIEAKDLPPLLPPTIPAANLKVIKDQNAIFIKGTSELIDQAEAFIRLIDMRPEGITFEDDLLSVDVKDAELSQVVLWIARLSKINLTVLSPLQEKITTHFKNLKLDEGLRLIFKGTKFTYRRIDGTYFVGDPSLTSPAAAVLTEERLIKLRHIKARDVPPLLPSTIPADNLKVIEDQNALLIKGTSELINRAEEVIARLDQKSAQIMIEALVVEFTRKEGKEFGLEGTYSREGREVSIKPGSFTFKTVDTLPENFSVSLQALISEGKARVRANPRIAALNGKEATIKVGWIRYFKITQFTGTPPIPYTTLQTVDAGITLKIIPWVNASGEIITELHPEISDATGTGPDGLPEISRRSVDTTIRVRDGQTIIIGGLIQNTESEVVERTPILSKIPLLGKLFKKTKKGLTESELVIYLTPHLLVDTKEIHHDQD; from the coding sequence ATGATAATAAAGAACGGGCTGAGGGTAGGTCTTTTGGCTATGATTCTTCTCCTTATCCTGACCCTGCCCAACTCCCTCTGTTTGGCCGGTTTCACAGATCCACTGGTCAGTTTTGACTTTAAGGATGCGGATATAAAGGATGTCTTGCGGGCCATAGCTGCTCAGACCAAAGCTAACATTGTTGCCGATCCTACAGTCCAGGGAAGAATTACCATCCACTTAAAAGACGTCCCCTTTGAGGAGGCCCTAAAGACCCTCCTTGAGGTCAACGGCCTTACCTATGAAAAGAGGGACAATATATACTGGGTAACCAAACCGGCGATGAAAGAGGCTTCTCGGGGAGAATCTTTCCTTGTCGAGATAACTGGAGACAGACTCACTCTCGACGTCCGGAATATGGACATTCAGCAACTTCTACGCCTAATTTCAGAAAAGAGTGGTATCAATATCATTGCCGATAAAACAATCACTGGAATGGTTACTGTTCACCTTACTGATGTTCCTCTGGAGACCGGTCTTAAGGCCTTCCTGAATGCCTATGGTCTTACTCTGACTAAGTCGGAAGGGATATACCTGGTTGTTTCGGCTGAAAAGAGAACGCCTATGCTCATTTCCCTCTCAGATGGACTCCTCTCTTTGGATGTCAAGGATGAGGAATCGGCTGAGGTGATCCGAAGGGTCGTCACTCTGGGCAGAAAGAACCTGGCCATATTTGGTCAATTAAAAGATAAGGTCAATCTCACCTTTTCCAACCTGCCCCTGGATGAAGGTCTAAAGCTCATCCTCCAGGGAACAAGGTACACCTTTAAGAAGACAGGGGATATCTATTTAGTGGGTGATCCGACTCTGACCTCACCAGAGGCGGCTGTTCTGACCGAAGAAAGGTTAATTAAGCTAAGACATATCGAGGCCAAGGATCTACCTCCACTCCTTCCCCCGACCATCCCGGCGGCCAATCTTAAGGTTATCAAGGATCAAAATGCTATCTTCATTAAAGGAACTTCCGAGCTGATCGACCAGGCAGAGGCCTTCATCAGACTTATTGATATGAGACCGGAAGGAATAACCTTCGAAGATGACCTGCTTTCAGTGGATGTTAAAGACGCGGAGCTATCTCAAGTAGTGTTATGGATTGCCAGGCTGAGCAAGATCAATCTCACGGTTCTCAGCCCTTTACAGGAGAAGATAACTACTCACTTCAAGAATTTAAAACTCGATGAAGGATTGAGGTTGATCTTTAAAGGGACAAAGTTCACTTACCGGCGAATCGATGGGACCTACTTTGTGGGTGACCCATCTCTAACCTCACCAGCGGCGGCTGTTCTGACCGAAGAAAGATTAATTAAGCTAAGACATATCAAGGCCAGGGATGTCCCCCCGCTCCTTCCTTCCACTATCCCCGCAGACAATCTTAAGGTCATCGAGGACCAGAATGCCCTCCTTATTAAGGGAACTTCCGAATTGATCAACCGGGCAGAGGAAGTCATTGCCAGGCTCGATCAAAAGTCGGCGCAGATAATGATCGAAGCCCTGGTCGTTGAATTTACTAGGAAGGAGGGAAAGGAATTTGGCCTTGAGGGAACCTATTCCAGGGAGGGACGTGAGGTGAGCATAAAACCGGGTTCGTTTACCTTCAAGACCGTCGACACCCTCCCTGAAAACTTCTCCGTTTCCCTTCAAGCCCTGATCAGTGAGGGCAAGGCCAGGGTCAGGGCCAATCCCAGAATTGCTGCCTTAAATGGGAAGGAAGCGACCATTAAAGTAGGCTGGATTCGTTACTTCAAGATCACCCAGTTCACCGGTACTCCTCCTATCCCTTATACCACCTTACAGACAGTAGATGCAGGAATCACCCTCAAGATTATCCCCTGGGTTAACGCCTCAGGGGAGATCATCACCGAACTCCATCCAGAGATAAGTGATGCCACCGGCACCGGACCGGATGGCCTGCCGGAGATCAGTCGTCGCAGTGTAGATACAACAATTAGGGTCAGAGATGGTCAGACAATTATTATTGGGGGCCTGATCCAGAATACAGAGTCAGAGGTAGTGGAACGAACCCCTATCCTGAGCAAGATACCTCTTTTGGGAAAACTCTTTAAAAAGACCAAGAAAGGTCTCACTGAATCAGAGCTGGTGATCTATTTAACCCCGCATCTTTTAGTAGATACCAAGGAGATTCACCATGACCAGGATTAA
- the gspE gene encoding type II secretion system ATPase GspE, protein MVTRKPLGEILKSEKMISDIQLKEALKESKKRNLPIGETLLQLGLITEEGLLSALSNQLGIPCIKISDDILDPSLINQIPARLVYDHKFFPIKQSNNTITLATSDPLDIYILDNIRLILGKEVEWAIASEQDITSAIKRYYGLGAETVEGMMGARDETLEVIRSEEEPTELEDMAKDVSIIKFVNQIILEAHRMRATDIHIEPYEKELRIRYRIDGVLHEISTHQSIKLFQPAIVSRIKIMADLNIAEHRLPQDGRMKLRIKGEELDIRVSTLPTPSGESVVLRLLTRASILFGLEHLGMQPYTLRRFDSMIKRPHGIILVTGPTGSGKTTTLYAAISKINTINDNIITIEDPIEYRLPGINQIQIKPKIGFSFATGLRHILRHDPDIIMVGEIRDLETAEIAIQASLTGHLVFSTLHTNDAAGAVTRLIDMGIEPYLIASSVEGILAQRLVRVICPECKEPYLPDPVSLEETQPGKALYRGKGCKQCLSTGYYGRTGIFEFLLIDDEIRKLILSRTPTKIIKEQARNLGMKTLREDGWEKVAQGRTTIEEVLRVTEVEVDVE, encoded by the coding sequence ATGGTTACAAGAAAACCCCTGGGGGAAATCTTGAAGAGTGAGAAAATGATCTCGGATATCCAGCTTAAGGAAGCCCTGAAAGAAAGCAAAAAGAGGAATCTTCCTATCGGCGAGACCCTTCTCCAACTCGGTCTGATTACCGAGGAAGGACTCCTCTCTGCCCTGAGCAATCAACTCGGCATACCCTGTATTAAGATATCCGATGATATTCTCGACCCTTCCCTTATAAACCAGATTCCGGCCAGGCTCGTCTATGATCACAAATTCTTCCCCATAAAGCAGAGCAATAACACCATTACCTTAGCCACTTCTGATCCGCTGGACATTTATATCCTGGATAATATCCGATTGATCCTCGGTAAAGAGGTGGAATGGGCCATCGCCAGCGAACAGGACATCACCTCAGCCATCAAGCGCTACTATGGACTTGGGGCGGAGACAGTTGAAGGAATGATGGGGGCAAGAGATGAGACCTTAGAGGTAATAAGATCTGAAGAGGAGCCGACAGAGCTTGAGGATATGGCTAAAGATGTCTCAATCATCAAATTTGTCAACCAGATCATCCTTGAAGCCCACCGGATGAGGGCTACTGACATCCATATTGAGCCTTATGAAAAGGAGTTGAGGATAAGATATCGAATCGATGGCGTCCTTCATGAGATTTCGACTCATCAGTCTATCAAGTTATTTCAGCCGGCTATTGTCTCCAGGATAAAGATAATGGCTGATCTCAACATCGCCGAGCACCGCCTCCCCCAGGATGGCCGGATGAAACTCCGAATAAAGGGAGAGGAATTAGATATAAGGGTCTCTACCCTACCGACCCCCTCGGGTGAAAGCGTGGTTCTCAGGCTTTTAACCAGGGCAAGCATCCTCTTTGGCCTGGAGCATTTGGGTATGCAGCCCTATACCCTGAGGCGGTTTGATTCCATGATAAAGAGACCTCACGGTATTATCCTGGTCACCGGTCCCACCGGAAGCGGCAAGACAACCACCCTTTATGCCGCCATAAGCAAGATCAATACCATCAATGACAATATCATTACGATCGAAGATCCGATTGAGTATCGCCTGCCAGGAATAAACCAGATCCAGATTAAGCCAAAGATAGGTTTTTCCTTTGCCACTGGATTAAGACATATCCTGCGTCATGACCCCGACATCATTATGGTCGGTGAGATTCGTGACTTAGAGACAGCCGAGATCGCCATTCAGGCGTCTCTTACTGGACACTTAGTCTTCTCCACCCTCCACACCAATGACGCTGCCGGGGCCGTTACCCGTCTTATTGATATGGGCATAGAACCATATCTTATTGCCTCATCTGTGGAGGGGATACTGGCCCAGCGGCTTGTGCGAGTGATCTGTCCGGAATGTAAAGAACCTTACCTTCCTGATCCAGTGTCCCTTGAAGAAACTCAACCGGGAAAGGCCCTCTACCGGGGGAAAGGCTGTAAGCAATGCTTGAGTACAGGCTACTATGGCCGGACAGGGATATTTGAGTTCCTTTTGATAGACGATGAGATAAGGAAACTTATCTTATCACGAACACCAACAAAGATCATCAAGGAGCAGGCCAGGAATCTTGGGATGAAAACCCTGCGGGAAGATGGCTGGGAAAAGGTCGCTCAAGGCAGAACGACCATCGAGGAGGTCCTGCGGGTAACAGAGGTAGAGGTAGATGTGGAATGA